Within the Mucilaginibacter sp. CSA2-8R genome, the region ATACACCGGGTTCTAAGTTGCAGCCTTTAGCCATGGCCAGTTTTGATGCTTGGATTAAAAGCTATCGCCCGGACGAAAATACGGTTAACACCAGCATCTCTTATTATAATAAAGGTGCGGTAGTAGGCATGCTGATGGATTTGGAAATTATTAACGCTACGCAAGGGCGCCAATCGTTAGATGATGTGATGCACTATATGTACAATGAGTATTACAAAACTAAAAAGCGCGGTTATACAGATGCTGAGTTTAAACAGGCCGTTGAGAAATTTGCCGGTAAAAACATGGATGAGTTTTACCGTAAGTACGTTAACGGGGTTGATGATATGGATTATAACCAGTATTTAGGTTACGCAGGTTATAAAGCAGTAGACGAATACGCCGGTCTGGAAGGTCCTGATCTGGGTATCAGAATGGTTTTGGTTAATGGCAAGCTCAAAATCAGCGGTGTTTTGCGCGGTACATCGGCTTGGGTAGATGGCTTAAATGTGAACGACGAATTGGTGTCTATTGATGGTGTGCCAGCTACTGATCCTAAAACGCTTATGTTGAACAAGCGCGTAGGTGATAAAATAGCGATAGTTGTAATGCGCGACGGGCAGATGCTGACCATACCGGTTACCTTACTTCAAAATAAACAGGTAAAATATCATATTGAAAGTTTGCCATCGCCTACGCCGCAGCAAATTACAGTACGTAAAAAGTGGCTTAAAATATAATTGCAAAACAAGCAACTTTCGGCAAACCAGCTGCGTATAACGTTTATACCCAACAACAAAGATCATGATGACAGCATTGTTTTTTTATATCGTAGCGTTTATGCTGATCTTTTCGGCAGTAATGATATATAACAATTACAAACTCCGTAAAAAGGAAATGGTACCTGTCAGGGTAGTTGCCCGTAAAGCATCGCAGCATAGCACAATGCGTTAAGGGATTTGTTAGAAAGGAAAGTTATAGGTTAAGATTAAATAAGCAGGCCTGGCATCATGATGTCAGGCCTTTTTTATGTAAATAAAGGGTAGAAGAACATTGCTGTTAAGATTTACTTTTTGCCCTTCATGAGTTTTTGAAGTGTTTCTTTTCCCGCTTCATTGTGAGGGTTTAACTCAATTGATTTATTATAGTTATATATAGCTAGTGAAGTATTGCCCGATTTTAGGTATGCCTCTCCAAGGCTGTCATAAGCGTTATAAGAATTGGGGTAGGCTTTCACATTTTCACCAAACAGGCTGATGGCATTTTTTATATGTCCTGAATTTAGCTGATTATAACCGCAATTATTAACGAAGTCTTCTGTAGCGGTTATGCTATATCCAAATTCATCAGACAATACTTTAAAGTGCCGAAGAATATCCTGGTAAGTAATGTTTGTATTGCCATAATAGTCGATAAACCAGTCTTTATAAACAAACTTAAGGCCATCAAAAAGAGCTTTGTAAGGAGCAGAAAAATGGTTTTCATCGTTGTATTTTTTGTATGCCCAGCTTAACCATGTTGGGGCAAATTGCTTCAATTCCGACGTTAATGCATCAACCTGCTGCGTATTTTCGTTACCTATCGCTATAAACAGTTTGCCATTATGTGGGTGCGATGTTTTTATAAAAGACTGGAGATTAACAAGCATCCTGTCGTTAATTCCGTTAATCGCAGGACTCGTTAAAATCATGGCCGGAAACAGGTTTGGCATCTGCTCTTTAGCGTACAAGGCAAACAAGCCACCCAAAGAGTGTCCGGCAAGTATCCGGTAGGGCTGTACCCGGTAATGTGTATCAATATATGGGATCACCTCATCTGCTATATATTTCAAAAATCTCCCGGCTCCGGCATTAGTTGTTGCTTTAAAGCTATCAATGGCCCCACTGGCTTTTTTAACATAGGCAGGGGTAAAGTCCCTGCCACGATCAACGTTCACTATTCCAACAACAATCATTTCAGGCATTCTGTTGCGGTCATATCCTGCAAGAAAACTTACTGCTTCGGCGGCATGACTAAAATGATTATCTGCATCAAGTACCTATAATACAGGATAGGAATCTTTTGTAGTAGAGTAGCTGGTTGGAAGATGTATCCAAATCGTCCTGTCTTCAGGCATGACCTTCGAATGCAATAATATTGCATTTTCGTTATGAATAGGTAAAGAGTCAATTTGCGCAACAACTATTCGGGGAAATGAAATAAATATCAATAACGGTATAAAAGACAAATTGAGATGGTAAAAATATCTACTGAGTTTTGTGCTGTTATTCATTGCATAAAGTTAATCATGCAGTGTTCTTGTTAGGCAAGTGACATCTCAATTTAATTAAGGCAAAATAAATTTTTTCACGCCAAAGTGTCGTAAAACAGAAAGCCCGGAACCAATCAGTTCCGGGCTTCTGCTTTTATCTGTTTACTACCTTAAATGCTTATCTCACATCAAAGCTGTTGCGGAAACGTGCACCATCTGAGGTATAACCTTCAATGGTCATTTGTCCGTTTTTAAGATTAGTAATCGCCTTGTCAATGTCGTTAGTGCTATTGATAGGCTGCTGATTGATGCTGGTAATAATGGTGCCTTCCGGAATTTCATAGTTCTCGAAGAAACCACCGCGGCGAACCTGGGTTACCACCACACCAGAGTTTAAGCGGAACTTAGACTTCTGAGCCGGGGTTAACGGCTGGAAACTTGCACCTAACTTATTGTACAGCTCTTCGGCCGATTTTGAAACGGCAGCTGTACGGTTAGTGGCTGTTGCATCGCTTTTTAAGGTTACGGTAACGTTTTTCTCATTACCGGCACGCAACACAGTTAAATGTATCTTATCACCTGGCTGTAAGCGGCCCACGCGCTCTTGCAAGTCTGACGACTCATAAACCGGGGTGCCTTCAACTTTAGTAATAACGTCGCCTTTTTGTATACCTGCTGCCTCAGCACCGCCGCCGGCAACCAATTCGCTTACATATAAACCGTTAGTGGTGTTAATTTTAAGCTCTTGCGCAACATCAGGGTTCAGTTCAGTAAAGCTAACGCCAATATAACCGCGTTTAACCGAACCAAATTTTTCCAGGTCATTCAACACCTTTTTAGCTAGGTTTACCGGTACGGCAAAGCCATAGCCTTCGTATGAGCCGGTGTGTGATGCAATAGCCGAATTAATACCAATCAACTCGCCTTTAGTATTTACTAAGGCACCGCCGCTATTGCCAGGGTTAATGGCAGCATCAGTTTGGATAAATGACTCGATAGCTTTGTTTAAGCGAGGCTGTTGCTGCTGCTGATAGCGGCTTGGACCAAACGGGCTGCTTTCTTCCTCTTCGTTATCGCGGCCTAAAATACCGATGTTGCGGCCTTTAGCACTTACAATACCTGCAGTTACCGTAGAGTTAAGGTTAAAAGGGTTACCTACGGCTAATACCCATTCGCCTACACGCACGTCATCAGAGTTACCTAATTTTACAATAGGTAAATTAGTGGCACTCACTTTAATTAAAGCCAAATCGGTATTAGGATCGGTACCAATTACTTTAGCTTGCAGAGTACGGTGATCGTTAGTAGTAACTTCTACTTTGCTGGCGTTGGCTACTACGTGGTTGTTGGTTACAATGTAACCATCAGGCGAAATAATCACACCGGAGCCCGAAGCACGTTGCGGTGCACTGCGCTGCGGTGCACTGCGCTGACCAAACATATCACCAAACATTTCCTCCAAAGGGTCGCGGCCACTGCTGCGGCCTGATGACGGCTGATTGGCATACGTAGTACGGATATAAACTACGGCCGGGGTAACGGAAGCAGCGGCTTGCGTAAAATCAAGCTCGCCCGCCGATGACATAACACGGTTTGTTGATACCGGATTGTTTGTAAAATAAACTTTCTGACGCTCCTCAAAGGTCATTCCTTCCAGTGGATCTTTCTCAAATACCTTGTAGGTACCGAGCGCCATTGCACCGCCTACAAAGGCGGTCAATAAGGTTAAACCAATTTTTCTCATATTATCTTTCTTTTCTTTGCTGTTATTTATCAGGTTACAATCAACCTTTCAAATTTAATACCATTAAGACGATAGGAACAACAATAAGTTATTCCGATTATTGTTAAAAAATGTTAAATGCAAGATGATAACTTTTAACAGTTGTTATAGCGTGTTTGGCTTTAATGAATACGTATAAAATGAAGCTTAATTTTTATAAATATCAAGGTGCCGGTAACGATTTTATTTTAGTTGATAATCGGGATTTAAGTATTGATCATCATAACCCAAAGTTAATCAGTGCGTTGTGTGACAGGCGCTTTGGCATTGGCGGTGATGGAATGATGTTTTTGCAAAGCCGCGAAGGTTATGATTTTGAAATGGTTTATTATAACGCCGACGGGCAGCCGAGCAGTATGTGCGGTAACGGCGGGCGATGTATAGTAGCCTTTGCCAAGCATCTGAACATTATAAATACGGAGACTGACTTTTTGGCTGTTGATGGTCCGCATTATGCCAAGGTTTCCGAATCTGGCGATTGGGTGAGCTTGCAAATGATAGATGTTGACATGGTACAGCGTGACGCTGAGGCTTATGTGCTAAACACCGGGTCGCCGCATTATGTGCAGTTGACCAATGATTTAGCACACAAAGATGTATTTGCCGAAGGACGCACCATTCGTAATAATGCCACCTACCTGGCAAAAGGAATTAATGTAAATTTTGTAGAGCCGCTTGACGAAGGATACTTTGTACGTACTTACGAGCGCGGGGTAGAGGACGAAACCTATGCCTGTGGAACCGGGGTAACGGCCGTGGCCTTGGCCATGGCTCAGGCTAACGGGCAAACCGGTACTATCAATACGCCTATCAAAGTATTGGGTGGTAACCTGAACATCAGGTTTGATTACGATGGACAAAAGTATAACGACATATTTTTAGAAGGGCCGGCGGTAAAAGTTTTTAGTGGAGAGATAGAGATAAACCCGGTTGCTGTATGAAATTTATAGGCCAGAATTCTGACATTATTAATTACCTCACCGGCGATTTAACACTGCTCAATGCTGTGGTTAAAAACTTTAAAAAGCATTTGGTAGAAGGTGAACCCGCCATCAGTATTATGTTTGAGCTGGGATATGCGGAGGCTGATGTGATGCTCACGTTTACTGATATTTTTAAAAGTAGTTTTGAAAGTATTCCGGTGGCCGGAGAGTATGAGGTAGACTCGTGTAAGTTTTACCACATTGGCAGTAAGGTATACTTCTCGCTCGATCCGGACGAAACTCCCGAAGGTGTTAATGGTATATCAGAAGATGATAATGATTACATACTGAGTGGACGGGTTGATGGGTATATTTTCGAACAAAATTCGGATGAGTAGCCTTTGGCTTTCAATTTAATTAGAGTTTTAGATTATATCATTGCAATAAAGTACTTGCAAGTCATCAGGTTGTAGCTTAACTTTGCAGCATGTTTAAAAAGTCGGGAGCTTTAGGTTTGGCTTTACTCTACACTATTACGGTGTTAGGGTTTGCGCTTAATCTGCATTACTGCGGCACTAAGGTGGCGTCGGTAAAAATCTCGGCATCTGCTAAACAACATCAATCTGATACTACCTGCGGCATGAAAATGAATTGCTGCAAAAACCATAAGGTTGAGGTAAAGGTAAAAGACGACCACCAGGCAGGCGAGTCCTCGTTCCTGGCCAAGATTTTTGCCTTCGAAATTCCAAAGCTTCCGTTCGAAGATTTTGTGTTTTCAGCCCAGAAAGCGCTGTTGGAAAAATTCTTTGACCGTGGTCCGCCCAAAAGTGAGCCGGTCAGTAAAGTCGCTACTTTTATTCGTAACTGCACCTTCCGTCTTTGATCAAGTTTTAATTGTACTGCGTTAATGCATGGCTGTGTAGCATAGCCTATGCCTTACTGTTTTATTCTGCAATTATTTATTTGATCAATTTCATGAAAACTATAAAAATCTTTATAGTCTTGTTGGCTATCTCTGTAAGCGCAGCTAAAGCGCAATTTGTTAAAGCCGAATTACAAGTGAGCGGACTAACCTGCTCTATGTGCTCAAAGGCTACCGAAAAATCATTACGTACCCTTCCTTTCATCAGTGATATCAAGCCAGACCTTAACCGTAATTTATTTATGATTACGTTTAATTCGGCCGCACCTGTTAACCTGGACTTGATAGGAAAAAAGGTGCAAAGCGCCGGTTTTGCAGTTAATCAACTAAAAACCACCATTAACTTTGATAAGCTTAAATTAAGCGACAACAAGTTTAATTACAGTGGCGACACTTACCAGGTGGTAAACGCAGGCGCAAAAAGCCCTGAAGGTATTTTGCCTGTTACCATTGTAAGTAAAGGTTTGGCGCCGGCGGCTACTCTGAAAAAATATAATAACGTAACTGCTGCACAAAGCAACGGTAAGGTTTACCAAGTAGTACTGTAAGCAATTATAGCAATGTATAAAAAGCTATGGCTTACCTTTTGGGGTATACTGGTATGGGTATGCCCCCTTATGGCGCAAGAGTTATACGTAAACACCGAGCCCGCAAGTAACATGGCAGCAAAATCATTAGGTATACGGCTGGAAAATCAGGGTTATTTTAAGCCCGATTTTAAAAACCGTACTACGTTTGAGCTGATGTATGGCGTAAATAAAAATCTGATGGTGCATGGCACACTCTACGCATCAGACTACTATCAAAAGAGTCAGCATTTTGAGGGGATAAGCGCTTATGCCAAATATCGTTTTTACTCGGTAGATAGTGTGCAGCGGCATTTTCGAATGGCGGCCTTTGCCAAGGCGGCCAGCATTAAAAACCGTACGCCCAATCAGGAAATTGCTTTTGAAGGTGATAACTCCGGAGTGCAAGGCGGACTGGTGGCTACGCAACTGCTGCACAAGCTGGCATTATCGGGTAATTTGAGCTACCTGCGGGCGTTTGAAAACCGTGGAGGGTATGAGCCGGTAAATTATAATAGTATTGCTTACGCTTTTTCGGCAGGGTACTTGTTGTTTCCAAAAAATTACACCAGCTACGAGCAAACCAACATAAACCTGTATGCCGAACTTTTAGGTAAAACCAACCCTGGCAAAGGGCAGTATTACCTGGATATTGCACCGGCGGTGCAGTTTATATTTAACAGTAATCTGCGGGTTGATTTATCTTACCGTACACCATTAACTAACCGCATGGTGCGCAATACCCAAAACATGTACCTGGTGCGGGTAGAGTATAACTTGTTTAACATCTTTAATTGAGGTAATGATGAAGACGTTATTTTTAATGGTTACCGGCTTGTTAGCGTGGCAGGCAGGCTTTGCCCAGCATGAGCACCATAACCAAACGGATAGTATTGCTCATAGCGAGCACCGTAAGCAAATGAACCCGCCGGAGGCTCGCCATCGTTTTGAAAAGGTGTTAGCAGTTGATACTGGCAGTTCGATGATGATGAGCAGTCAGTTATCTCGCGATTTGCCCATGAACCGTAACGGTTCTGGTTCGTCGTGGGTGCCTGACGAAACGCCGGTTTATGGTTACATGGTGCATGGCAAAAAGTGGATGAGCATGGTGCATGGCAATTTTTTTGCCCGTTATACCCACCAAGACATTTTTAAATCGGGCAGTCGCGGCGGGCACGAGTTTGATGCGCCTAACTGGTTGATGGGCATGACCCAGCGTAAAGTAGGCCGCAAC harbors:
- a CDS encoding trypsin-like peptidase domain-containing protein, yielding MRKIGLTLLTAFVGGAMALGTYKVFEKDPLEGMTFEERQKVYFTNNPVSTNRVMSSAGELDFTQAAASVTPAVVYIRTTYANQPSSGRSSGRDPLEEMFGDMFGQRSAPQRSAPQRASGSGVIISPDGYIVTNNHVVANASKVEVTTNDHRTLQAKVIGTDPNTDLALIKVSATNLPIVKLGNSDDVRVGEWVLAVGNPFNLNSTVTAGIVSAKGRNIGILGRDNEEEESSPFGPSRYQQQQQPRLNKAIESFIQTDAAINPGNSGGALVNTKGELIGINSAIASHTGSYEGYGFAVPVNLAKKVLNDLEKFGSVKRGYIGVSFTELNPDVAQELKINTTNGLYVSELVAGGGAEAAGIQKGDVITKVEGTPVYESSDLQERVGRLQPGDKIHLTVLRAGNEKNVTVTLKSDATATNRTAAVSKSAEELYNKLGASFQPLTPAQKSKFRLNSGVVVTQVRRGGFFENYEIPEGTIITSINQQPINSTNDIDKAITNLKNGQMTIEGYTSDGARFRNSFDVR
- the dapF gene encoding diaminopimelate epimerase; translated protein: MKLNFYKYQGAGNDFILVDNRDLSIDHHNPKLISALCDRRFGIGGDGMMFLQSREGYDFEMVYYNADGQPSSMCGNGGRCIVAFAKHLNIINTETDFLAVDGPHYAKVSESGDWVSLQMIDVDMVQRDAEAYVLNTGSPHYVQLTNDLAHKDVFAEGRTIRNNATYLAKGINVNFVEPLDEGYFVRTYERGVEDETYACGTGVTAVALAMAQANGQTGTINTPIKVLGGNLNIRFDYDGQKYNDIFLEGPAVKVFSGEIEINPVAV
- a CDS encoding heavy-metal-associated domain-containing protein, giving the protein MKTIKIFIVLLAISVSAAKAQFVKAELQVSGLTCSMCSKATEKSLRTLPFISDIKPDLNRNLFMITFNSAAPVNLDLIGKKVQSAGFAVNQLKTTINFDKLKLSDNKFNYSGDTYQVVNAGAKSPEGILPVTIVSKGLAPAATLKKYNNVTAAQSNGKVYQVVL